In Rhinoraja longicauda isolate Sanriku21f chromosome 6, sRhiLon1.1, whole genome shotgun sequence, the following proteins share a genomic window:
- the mfsd11 gene encoding UNC93-like protein MFSD11: MTPEARKLTNIIILGCAFMFVFTAFQTCGNIEQTVIKSINSTHFHGSGYTSLAIIYTVFSASNLLTPSIVALLGPQLSMFISGLVYSAYVAVFIEPYTWSFYLASVIIGIAAAVLWTAQGNCLTINSDENTIGRNSGIFWALLQFSLLFGNLYIYFAWKGEKHISDYDRRTVYTALAVISLVGSVLFILIRKPVSEVQSTENNVSDNEHEPTFRTQEQPSRAVAAFKSAINIFLTKEILLLSVCIAYTGLELTFFSGVYGTCLGATNYFGDEAKSMIGLSGIFVGVGEIIGGATFGLLNKFLSKYLGIGRNPVVLLGLLCHILAYYLIFLNVPNDAPIAPDAGTNAAAFLNPSKFIAIVCSFLLGLGDSCFNTQLLSIVGFMYAQDSAPAFAIFKFVQSISAAIAFGYSNYLMLQWQLLILCLTAFFGTISFILVEWEAKSSFASRGYDRI; the protein is encoded by the exons CAAACCGTCATCAAGAGCATCAACAGTACACATTTTCATGGAAGTGGATATACCAG TTTGGCCATAATTTATACTGTGTTTTCTGCCTCCAATCTGTTGACTCCATCAATTGTTGCTCTTTTGGGACCTCAACTTTCCATGTTCATTTCTGGATTAGTGTACAG TGCTTACGTTGCAGTCTTTATTGAGCCATACACTTGGTCCTTTTACTTGGCTTCAGTCATCATTGGCATAGCAGCCGCAG TGCTATGGACAGCACAGGGCAACTGTTTGACAATAAATTCGGATGAAAATACAATTGGAAGAAACAGTGGCATATTTTGGGCTTTGTTGCAATTTAG TCTTTTATTTGGAAATCTGTATATATATTTTGCCTGGAAAGGAGAAAAGCATATTTCAG ATTATGATCGTAGGACTGTTTATACTGCACTCGCTGTGATCAGTTTGGTGGGAAGTGTTCTCTTCATTCTTATAAGGAAACCTGTCTCAGAGGTTCAGTCAACGGAAAACAATGTATCTGATAATGAGCATGAACCCACATTTAG AACACAAGAACAGCCATCACGAGCAGTAGCTGCATTCA AAAGTGCAATCAACATATTTTTAACCAAGGAAATACTGCTTCTAAGTGTGTGCATTGCCTATACAG GGCTTGAGCTAACATTTTTCAGTGGGGTCTACGGTACGTGCTTGGGAGCAACAAATTATTTTGGGGATGAAGCAAAAAGCATGATTGGTTTAAGTGGCATCTTCGTTGGTGTTGGAGAGATTATAG GTGGTGCGACTTTTGGATTGCTGAATAAATTCCTCAGCAAGTATCTTGGCATTGGCAGAAACCCTGTAGTTCTTCTGGGTTTATTATGTCATATTTTAGCCTACTATCTCATATTCTTAAACGTGCCGAATGATGCACCAATTGCTCCTGATGCTGGGACAAATGCAGCTGCTTTTCTAAATCCAAG CAAATTTATCGCAATAGTATGCAGTTTCCTACTGGGACTAGGAGACAGCTGTTTCAACACACAACTCCTCAGCATTGTGGGATTTATGTATGCCCAAGATAGTGCTCCTGCTTTTGCTATCTTCAAATTTGTGCAA tctatCAGTGCAGCAATTGCATTTGGTTACAGCAATTACCTCATGCTCCAATGGCAACTACTTATCCTCTGCCTGACTGCATTCTTCGGTACCATCTCCTTCATCCTCGTGGAGTGGGAGGCAAAATCGAGTTTCGCTAGCCGTGGTTATGATCGTATTTGA